tttttgccattggtAAATTCTTAATTTAAATACGTTCTGTCTCCTTGGGGAGGACTGATACAGTATATGGAGAACCGCAGGTCGAGTTTCATTTTGATGCAGGCTCCTCCACTGCACCCTCCAGTGTGCGTAACCAGTGCGATCACAAGCAACATATGACCAATTAAGGTGTCCTCTTGCAAGGAAAAATCAGTTGTAAGAAGTGCATTGCAGTTGCCTGGGTATCCATTTCATTTACGCCGCTGATTTGGCCCCCAATAGTGCAACCCGACTCTGTAACTCGTGCTGAATGATGCAAAAGAATTCCTCTGACACCCATCAACATTCTATAGTCTTAAAGAAGACCTTTACATCATTATGATGCAGTGACCAGTACTGAGTCTGCTTGCCAATATGTGGTAAGGGCAGGATGATTACATCATTACTAATTCAGGATTTATTACTCCATTATAAAAGGACGTGTCTGTTTTTTATATGCACACAGTAGAACATACAAACCGAGAGTTACAGATTGACTGGAAGTAGCATACAAATTATGCATGGTTATAACAGCTTTattatcattaaaatataaaaatgtcaattaAAGTTTTAATTACTAATTCATTTAAACTTAAGGTTGACGGCTAAACAATGAGAGTGAACGATTTCAAAATTGGGCAACAATAATGATTCTTAGAACTTATGTattttgatgtcattttcaaaGTTGTGAACATTTCAGACAGCTTCCACTTCCAGTGTATCTCAGAGGTtctgctgtatgtgtatgtgtgtgtgtcttccaAAGACACATAATGAAATTGTAATTTAATCTGAAACAGGTGATCAGGTCCTCAGAAAGCATGATTAATGGTTTCTTCATGATCTTGTGTTACACATGAGGCTGCTGCATAACCGACAGCCCAAATTAAGCTTGCATTACAGCTTCACCATGACATGCAAAAGTGAAATATCACCATATCACCAATCTTCCAACAAATCAGGAGGAACAATATTCAGAGGTCACCCCATCTGCAGATGGGGCACACCCAAAGCcagtattatttttcatattctgtCCAATAACAATAGCGCTACCATGATGAGCTGGAGGAGAGTAATCCCCTGGTGAACTTGACATGAGCACATCTTGTTCCTGCTCCACAAGTGTGGTCATATTGCCTCTTTAACACCTGTTCGAAACAAGGACAGAAAGCTCTTTGGCAGGTGTCCCTGGGTCCTCCACAGTATGGATCGGCCTGACAGTAATGGCATTGCATCCTGTGCGAGAGAGGCCATCACAACGATCTTCAAGGTAGGGAATTTTAATCTCCCCGTCCACATGCTGACAGCGTAGACACTTAAACAATCACTTCTACATATCAGTGTCTGAGAAATCATAGCTTTGCCCTATACACGTATGTGTTTCTGAGAAAAGCAATAGGTGGAAATTGTGTGAATAACACGCAGTGTACAGGGCAAAATTATTTACTAGCTGTGTTTATGTTAAGGCTATGTTATGAAATATCATTGGCTGCTATTTGTTTTCTACATCAAATGagacaatcacaaaaaaacaacaggacgGAAGTGATGCAGTAATTGTGATATGCAGATTTTGAATTCCCATTTGTGgattttgtaattgttttggaGATACAGTATGTTGGATTTGAACTTGAACAACAGTAGTTTTTGACATTGCTCAAAAATATGCAGCTCATTTGATCAAAAGGACCAGCTATGAATGAAATCTAATGTTATAAAAACCAAATATgagtaatttattaaaatgaaacattctaGACACTTCATTTAAATGTCGTTTATAAGGAATTTAAAGCAGACTGCTCTTCCCCAGCACTCATTAACTGCAGCTGTGTGCCAGGTCTGAAAGAAGAGACGCGCGTCCTCAACTCCTCAGTGGAACTGTAATTTATATCATTACACAAATGTGCAGTTCATCATTTCGTCTCTCCATGGCTGTTGAAAGCTAATCCTGAGCTCGCGAATCCAATGAACATATTTGCCATGATGCAGTGGAACAAAAATAGGGACGTGCCATTATTTAAGAGGAACAGGAGGGTCGTATGGGTGTGACTGTTTTTCACTGCGAGCTCAGAGCAAAAGCACAACCCAAGCCAGCTGGGTGTCTCTACTCGTTTCGTGATGCATTGCCTAAGCAGAAAGGTCAGCTCTTATCTGGTGAATGCTCACTGTGATGTGGAAGAGGGCAATGAGGAAAAGAGGGAGCACTACCATTGTACTTGGCTGGACCTGGTAATGGAGACAAGACCAGAACAGAAGTATGTGGCAGCATAACAAGCTTCTGCGCTAAACTTTATTTGGTCTCAAAGCAGTTGTGACTTTGTATATCATACTCACAATGAAGTAGGCTATATCTTAAATTTGCTATTGTATGAAACATGTATTTAAGATTAGATTTGAAAGTGAATCTTTCCTGTTATTGTAGGAATTTGCcatttatgtaattatgtaaacaaaattgTGTTTCTGAGTTTGTGCATTCATACTTATTTTGAACATACATTGATTCTattcaaaataatatgcatttgaTGGATTGGCTGATGTTTTGTTACTTATATTATGgttatatgtaaaatatgtttcacatATTTACTTCTAGTGTACAGTATACACTTTTGAGGGAAATTAAACTTTGACTGACTTCATTGCTAGACTAGCATTTGAATATTTGATGAGGCATGATTTTTGTGAATGATATTTTACTTTTCACAGGACAGCATTGTTAGAGGAGGATTCTTCACGTAAGGAGACCTACGAGCAGAAACAAGAGGCAAATTTCCTGGTACAGAGACACCCCAACCAAACGATCCGGCTGGGTAGACAGGGGCAGAAGATGGCCGAGCACCAGCTGCGCTGTAAGAATGTTCTCCCTGTGCCAATCTTCACACCAGGCAAACCACCGTCACGCAAGGAGTCAAACCGAGCATTCAGCCCCACAGAGCTCAGATCTATCATGGAGTACAAACAAGCGCTGTCGAATGGCATGTGTCTGCAAAAGACTGAAATCTCCAAAATCACCAAACACATGCCAAAAGTCACACAACCCGCCTGTATAGCCCATAGAGTATCAAATCTCATCTCACCACCATGTGAATCCTCTCATAGTCCACAGAGATGCCAGTGAAGACCCAGTAATGTGACGTAAACTGGAATACATTCATAACCAATCACGGACCTGcaataatataattatacaaCAGAATGTAATTGGAATTTTCCAGAGGTGAATGGATGACAGAGTGGTTAAATGATATAAACTGTGGTACAATAGATGTAGCCCATTATAGGCCTACCAGTTGGTGCTGATATCAGCCTACAGCAGTTTCaagatatacagtgagctctataatgtATATAAGACgtatatatttctttcttttatttaagggtattatacattttggtttcaccgtgtagaagcattttttataaatagtccccccatttcagggcatcataatgtttgggacaaatggctacagaggtgtttctgattattgttcaattgcttcttcagTGCAGGTTTAAGACAGCTTACAGCATCTAGTTCTGATATTAACCTTTTGACTGCCTTTGGAGTCTattattggcgtttgtcaacatgaagaccagagttgccaatgaaagtcaaggaattgattatgaggctgagaataaaaaaactaaaaaaaagtcaGACATAGCGCAACCCATAGGCCTACcaaaactgtttggaacatcatcaAGAAGAAAGgcagcactggtgagctcagaaatcataAAGATCCTGGTAAGCTAAGGAGGACAAGTCACTGTAGAGCTCCCAAACCACTGCTACCTTCACAAATCCCTCCTCAAAGctattaataaaaaatcaagATGTCAAAGTTCTTTGCACTTTTCAAGTgcacaataaagaaaaatgagaaaactaaTTTATCTGTTCCACAACTACAGGACTTGTTTAGTGGAATGTCAGACCCGCAGAATATTGGTATAAATAATGtgcttaataataattaaaacaaatatatgtgTCTTTCTCTGGCTCTTCCTCCATTTATTTACAGCATTACAGTCATTCATCAGCTTCTTGCCCAGTTGTCTGATATTATGGACCTTTTCACGAGACAGTCGCCTCTGGAGGCTAGCCCAATTCACTACCAGGAAAAATACAGTTGGGAAACATCAGTCCTGGTGACTGCGCAAGAATAAACAATTGTTCCCAGTGCTTCAAGGTACGAAGTTCTGTTGGAAGCATAGCTACTCCAATACCGTAcaaacaagagagagaaatagaaaccATGAAACAGAAGAGCTGTAATGATAGCCAGGATAGAGGAATGGCACCCATTTTATGATGTTCCGATGTGCTGTTCAGATAACGATGACAATTACTTTTTATTGCTCTGAAGCACTTTGACCACACTATATACAGGAAGTTCACTATTACGAGGAGTAACTATATGTCAACCACTGCTGAAAGACATTAAAACACAGGCACTTGCTTCATTACGTAGGCTACATCATTAAAGCACCCACTTTGATGTTAACAACCTACAGTACAATCCATTCTTACTTGATATTAAAACTGGTATAACATCTttgtataaacacattttattttaacagcacTGATAGCATCAAGTTTTATATTAACATTCGCATTTTTGATTTCCCTTCTTAAGATGTAACATTGTAGTTACATTAAATCAGCCACTGTTCTatcagtagtttttttttacatcaaacaTCATGAAGGTTTCTAACAGCAAAATCATGTGTGTAAGCTCAATATAATGTTAATGGTTTCAGTTCCAGAAAGACCGTAGTTCTCATATTTCAAGACTATGGTAACAGACAACAAACCTAAAATTCACGttcctcctctttttcaaaTATACCTTTCACATAGTCAGTGCTGAAGTGTGTAAAAAGAATTATCTGAACTGAATGTACCATCAGATCTACacacaatattttattgttctAAAATAGATCATGAATCGAAGcaccaaaaacagcaaaaaaacacatttgtgttctTACACTAACAGGAGAGATCCAATATATAGCTAATTGTTCAAAGAGCAGTTGATCATTGATTGCATAGTTCTCATTTGCAAAAGTCTGATTGAACTGTCAAGTTGAAAGATCAGAAAAACATGGTAAATGTATGTATCTTTTGCTTCTTTTAGTGTCATAAACAATTCAAACATTACACTGGCAACTGGAAGACGGCACTCAGTAGAGTACATACCTCTGCCAACACTATGCAATTGTCAAGATATGCCAGTTCCAAATGTCGGATATTCACCAAAAGTCAATTCCTTCCATACCGTTCACAAGAGGATATACATTTTCATGCCTACATCACAAATAGGGCATTGATATGCATGTTTAAATCCTACCCACGCATTTTAGTGGGTTACTGCGGTACCACATGGCCAATCAGCACAGCAGTTGTACAGTGGCTGGACATGAACTCTTCCACACACCCCTGCTGATAGGCACAAAGTTTCATGGTGTTATGTGAATCCATTCAGATATGCCTTTGGTGAGAagtctgacacactgacacaccccctTTTGGGCAATCCGTGTAAACAGTAAATCAGTTCTTCCTAGCCCCGTGAGCAAGCTTTCCACAgtttcatccaaaattatgtaTAACTTTTGGAGAGATCCTGCTATCAAACAGGTGGAATGTGGCAAAACAAAAGCCCTGCCTTCTCTGTTTGTCAAAGGTAATAACTTTATAGAGTGCGTTTCTGCTGTGGTAAAAGAACCCCTGTGGCACTAGAATCCCAAGTTCAAACAGTGCATGTTCCTTACTCATACTACATTAGTTATACGTATCATGGCTGGGTGTTTTCATGGAATCTAtgatttttgccatttttttggctgttccatttttttttccatttcaggatttcccCCATATTTAGTGCGTTCTGTGATTTTCCATCAGTCTTGGTTGGTAACTGTCAACCTTAAAGTAGCCTACAGAGTGATTTGAATAGGTCTATGCATTTTGCCAAATGctgtgaaaaataaagcatGATAATGTAGACAGATTCTGGAAGGCATTGGGATCAGTTATTAACAACTCgtcagttgttgcaatcagatgtttCATGGCCCCAGTCAACAGTGAATGCACCTTCCTCTATTACGGTAACGTCGCTCTCAATCAAAGGCTCAGACCtcacaatgtataacatgtaccCAAATAAAAAACGCACACACGGTACcctatttcattattttagtaGCTTGAGGAAGCTCAGTTTCAACAACTTTGCTGTGACCGCTCTGTGACTTTCAccaatattttccattataaacacccagccttagttatacatataaaacacTTGTTTTCCTGTTCAACAACTAAGAACACAAGCAAAGTGATTTTGTAACCCAGTTCAGGGCTAATGCATAGATTCAAAAAACTGTAAAGGAACAAcatcaaaccacagcttttcaattaaattacTCTTTCAGCACACCAGACATTCTAAAACTGAATTACTTGCATGTGCTCACTGCAATGACTGTTAAAAACATTACCCGTACAGTCAAACCTAGTGATTCTACCCAAAAGTGATCAGAACATTTTCTGACTTGTAAAAGTTGACTCACATTTTGCCAGCACTGCAAAAATAGCATATGCTAGCAGATAGTACTATCATGCCCAATGTTTTTAATGCACACTAAAAGCCCTGTTCGTGTCAGCAATATCAATACTTTctccacagagcagcttcaGGTTCTCATAGTTATCCTGGTGAGGTCACTTTTGGTTTGGCTTCACACCCAGTAGAGATTCCTGTGCCCTCTTGTGTTTCTGCAAAGTAACCTGCAGCTTCCAGAACCTGAGGTACAACCACATCAGGCTGCCGTTCTTCCGCTTGTCCCCGGTC
This window of the Anguilla anguilla isolate fAngAng1 chromosome 1, fAngAng1.pri, whole genome shotgun sequence genome carries:
- the zmp:0000000930 gene encoding telethonin, whose amino-acid sequence is MHCLSRKVSSYLVNAHCDVEEGNEEKREHYHCTWLDLVMETRPEQKTALLEEDSSRKETYEQKQEANFLVQRHPNQTIRLGRQGQKMAEHQLRCKNVLPVPIFTPGKPPSRKESNRAFSPTELRSIMEYKQALSNGMCLQKTEISKITKHMPKVTQPACIAHRVSNLISPPCESSHSPQRCQ